One Deltaproteobacteria bacterium genomic window carries:
- the trpD gene encoding anthranilate phosphoribosyltransferase: MLKPLIEKALAGQDLTQAEMAQAVGSVMDGEGSPIQVAAFLVALRAKGEKTAEITGAAQAMRARMNQLSIKRLPLIDTCGTGGSGTGSFNISTAVAFVAASAGAAVAKHGNKAISSKSGSADVLSELGVNIAAPLETMKSAIEDVGVGFLFAPNYHPAMKHAGTVRRELGLRTIFNVLGPLTNPAGAPRQLMGIFDRSLTTPIAQVLGNLGSEKAWVVHGSDGVDELTICGESYVSEWNGTEVVEHIIHPEKVGLKLHPEGAMKGGTPSENAKQMRLILSGQDKGPLNDAIALNAGAALLVAGIATDLSSGVKQAKESIEAGKPLEILESLVKITN; encoded by the coding sequence ATGTTGAAACCCTTGATTGAAAAAGCATTGGCCGGACAAGACCTCACCCAGGCCGAAATGGCTCAAGCCGTTGGGTCAGTTATGGACGGTGAAGGTTCGCCTATTCAGGTTGCCGCCTTTCTCGTGGCGCTAAGAGCCAAGGGAGAAAAAACGGCTGAAATCACCGGCGCTGCTCAAGCTATGCGGGCACGCATGAATCAACTTAGCATCAAGCGGCTCCCCCTTATAGACACCTGTGGAACGGGTGGCAGCGGCACTGGATCATTCAATATCTCGACCGCCGTCGCGTTTGTTGCAGCCTCCGCTGGCGCAGCGGTTGCCAAGCACGGCAACAAAGCAATCAGTTCCAAATCAGGCAGCGCAGATGTTCTGAGCGAGCTGGGCGTTAATATTGCGGCGCCACTTGAAACGATGAAGTCCGCGATTGAAGATGTTGGCGTCGGGTTTCTATTTGCCCCCAACTACCATCCAGCCATGAAGCACGCAGGCACCGTTCGCCGAGAACTTGGTCTCCGTACTATCTTTAATGTGCTCGGCCCGCTTACCAATCCTGCTGGAGCACCTCGCCAACTCATGGGCATCTTCGATCGTTCGCTCACAACGCCTATCGCCCAAGTGCTTGGCAACCTCGGAAGTGAAAAAGCATGGGTAGTCCACGGCAGCGACGGCGTCGATGAATTGACCATTTGCGGCGAAAGCTACGTATCAGAATGGAACGGCACCGAAGTCGTTGAGCACATCATTCATCCGGAAAAGGTGGGCCTCAAGCTTCATCCCGAAGGTGCGATGAAAGGTGGAACGCCAAGCGAAAACGCGAAGCAAATGCGGCTCATCCTCTCAGGTCAGGACAAAGGACCACTTAATGACGCCATTGCTCTTAATGCGGGAGCCGCATTGCTGGTCGCCGGGATTGCCACAGACTTAAGCTCTGGAGTTAAGCAGGCGAAAGAATCCATTGAGGCTGGTAAGCCTTTGGAGATTCTCGAATCTTTAGTGAAAATAACGAACTAA